The sequence below is a genomic window from Culturomica massiliensis.
TCCGATGTTATTTTTAATGGAGAGTATATTTACTGCATTTTTTTCTTTTTCCATAATATTGAGCGCTTTTAGAAAAAATTCCAGCGCTTTGTCGTAGATGTCACATTGGAGGAAAATGATGGCGGCATTCGTGTAATATACACCGGTATGTTTTAAAGTTTTGCTCTGATCGATGATTTCCAGCATCTGTTCGGTATATTTCAGGCAGAGATTGATGTTGTGGGGTTGGGTTAAAAATGCCAGTTCGCTAAGTAATTGTATTTGTTTGTCGGGAATTTTTGTTTTTTGAAATTCGACCAGAAGACTGTCGGTTATTTTTTGTGTGTCGGAATAACTGGGGGAGGATATAGCTTTTGAAAAGAGAAACAGAAAAAACAGAACGAACAGGGGGCTGAAGATGATAGATTGAATGGCTCTCATGAAACTTATTATTAGTGCTGCTCAAATTTAGATAAAAAAATAAAAAATGAAATAATAGCTATTGTTTATTGTTGACATGCAATAATAATGACTATTCTTTTGAATGAAAATACGGTCTGTTTTGAGTTATATTTTAATTAAAATGAGTTATACAGTTTGGGTTCTGAGTCTAAGTTGATTACCCGGAAATGATAAACAGAGGCCGCCGGTGTAACCGGGCAACCTCTGTTGTTGTATAACGCAGGCGTCAGCGTTATTGCGCTTTTTTCTTAAAGATGTCGAAATTAAGACCTACAGAGAATTGCAGGCTGTTTTTCATCGGATTGTTGTCCGATACGGCGGCTACATAAGAAAAATCGGCCAAAAGATTGTAATAACGCAATCCGACACCGGTACTGAACCAGGTGGGATGTCCTTTGTCTTTATTGCCGTGATGGTATCCGGTTCTTAAGGCGACGGTCTTTGCGAACCAATATTCCGCAGCCAGAGCCCATGTAATATTGTCTGACTCGATATCGCCGAAAGACGAGAAATATCCTCCTACGCCCGATTTGTCCGGTTTTTCGCCGTCTTTATATTGAGGCGTGATAATAGCATTCCCTTCCAGGGCAATCAGTAACGAATGCTGTTGATTGAAATTCATTTCGTAGGAAGTACCCAGACGAAGGCCACCGGGGAGGTAAGCTTCGTTGTCGTTGCCGTATTTTAATTTCGAACCGATGTTAGCCAATGTCAGACCGGCTCTCCAAACAGAGTTTTCTTGCAAAAAATGGACCTCTTTGTTGAAGAACAATGAGATGTCGGCAGCAAAGGCATTGGCCGGATCGGCTTTTACTCCGCCTACCATTTGTCCCATCCCCAGTTCGGAACGGATGTATTTCAGCGTTGCACCTGCAGAGAGGTAGCGTCCCAGTTTCCGGGCATAAGCAATGTCGATGCTCATCTCGTAGGGATTTTGTTCGCCCATATTCATTCCATCTTCTCCGATGAACATTACGTCCCCGAAAGAAAAATACCTGAAACCGGCATTGATGGTCTGTACATCGTCGATCCGGTAAGAAAAGCCGATGCTTGACAGGTTAATGTCTTTGATGAGTTCCCGCATCCAGGGGCTATAGGTGTATGATAATTCCGCATTATTTTCGGAAAATGCCGATTTGGCGGCATTCCAAAAAATCGAATAAGGATCGGCGGAGGTTGAAGCTCCGATGGAGCCCATAGCTCCGGACCGGGCATCCGGTGCGATCGAGAGGAAATAAGCGCCGCTGTATAAAGAAGCGGTTTGGTTTTCCTGCGCTCTGACTCCGAGTGAGGCGAAGGCCGTAAGCGCTATAATTGAAATCTTTCTGATCATAATGACAATGTATAAAAGGGGAGAGGAGTGCCTCTCCCCGGATAAAACTTATTGTTTAACTACTTTAGAGGTAATTCTGTCACCTTTATGTTCTACTTCCAGAATATACATGCCTGCGGGCAAGCTGGTAATATCCAGTTCTTTTACGGAACCGGTCGTTACAGCCGTTTTTTCCGTATAGACGATACTGCCGTTCATGCTGTACAGGCGGAAAATTACTTCCCCATCGACATCGTCGGAACATTGGATGTTCAGAACATTTGTAGCCGGATTCGGGTAAGTTTTTACTTGGGCTTCGAAAATACCGCTGCCGCTGGTCTCTTCTTCTTCAACGGTTACCTTGAATGTAGTAGTCGCCTGTAATAATTCAGGATCTTTTGCCGTCAACGTGACGGTCGCTTCGCCTTTGGCTTTGAGAACAAATTCAAGAGTATGGGTTGCAGACACAAATACCTCGACAGTGTCCGGATGGGATGATATGGCTGTATAAGTCAGTTCGTCACCGTCCGGATCGGAAAATACGGTACCCAGTTCCAAACCTTCGACTAGTTTGCCGATTTTCACGGTCTTGTCGCCCGGTTGCTGGATCACGATCGGTGCCCGGTTTACTTTTTCTACATAATAGGCAACTTTCAACTGACGCTCGTTCGTGAATTCGTCTACGGCTTTTAATGTGAAAGTATGATCTCCGCTTTGGCCGTATTTAGGCGACAGGGTGACCGTGATGTTGTTTTGATCCCGGGTCAGGCTGGCGATGTTCTGTTCGTCTTCAATGACAGAAATTTCCATGTCGTCGTTTTCATTGTCGATGACTGTAAACCTGACGGTAGCTTCTTCCTCTTCTTTTACACGGATGGTTTTATCCAATTGCGTAATGACCGGAGCCGTGTTTTTCTTTAACGTAACCGGAACGATGGTTGTCGGTTTTCCGGGATCGTTACTCTTGATGACCAGGTTGGCCAGATTGTTACCTTCGCCTCTGGTCAAAGCTGCATTGGCATGCAGGGAAATCTTCACGGATTCTTCCGGTTGTAAGGTTTTCTCTTCGCCTTCCATTGTCAACCAGGCGCTGCTGGCCTCTTTTTCATATATTTTTTGTAAGAAGCCGAGTACGCCGTATTGGGATTGGAGTGACAGCAGATCGTCCCAGGTACCTTCCAGGTGTACTGTGAACCGTCCCTCTGTTGCGGGGTCGGTTACCGACATCAATGCTATTCCGGTATTGGGTTTGATGTAGATGTATACCCAGAATTTTTCTCCCGGATTGATATAGGCCGGATGGTCGAATTCTATGGTTTTTATGTTGATGATAGGCTGGCCGCCGTCTATTTCCGGTCCGCCGGTTGCTCTTAATGTACCGCTGGTCAGTACCTTGTTGTCAGAGAAAGAGTTGCCCGTGCGTACTTCTGCAACAAAATCTTCGCTTTCCAGGCTCATCAAAGAACCGTAAAATTTAAGGGTGGAAATATTGAATCCTTTTTCCGGTGCCGTATATTCGGTACATACGATGTACGCACTGAGAGCACTGGCTTGCGGGCCTAAAACCAGGATTTTTCCTTCGAAGTCGAAATTATAACTCAAACTGTCGTTATAGGCTTCACCGCTGCGTGTCGACTGTGTGCTACCCATTGTTGCCTGTGCTACCGGATAGTCCAGTATGTAGCCTTTGGTTATGGCAGGCGCAGCATTATTGCTTTGGCTTGCCTGTGCCGGAGTTGTATTGTCTTTGAATTCCAGATCCAATGTATACGTGAGTTTGTATTTGCCCGTATTGCTGATGACAACGGTTGTATCACAACTGAACGTAGTGTTCGGTGCATACAGGTCGATTTTTGCCGGATCGACGGTAACTTCGGCCGAATCCACAACAGCGTATTGCAATGGAATGCGTATCGTTTCATGTCCCGGCAGATCGGTTGTAAACACCAGCGTGTCGTTCATATTCATTACATTTTGCGTATTGAATATCTGAATAACGAAGCGTTGCGGGTTTTTACCGATTTCGAGCGGGCTGTCTGTATCAATAGGCATTTCGCGGATACTGACAAGGGCTCCTTCACCGCCATCGGGGGTCGGAGGCCAGGCGACTGCATCTTTCGACCAGTACAAAATATCGAAATCGGGCATATCCCAGGGATCCGGGCTGGCATCGGTGGTTTTACAGCTTAACCCGGTGATGTGGTAATAGTCGGTACCGGTATTCCGGAAAAAGAAATCATACGGGGTTGTCACAAAAGTTCCTACCGTGATGTCGGCGTATTCCAATTTTTCAGGCCAGCTTCCCTGCGGGGTTCCGGTCAGTGTCAGATCCAATAAAAGTTCTATTTCCTCTTTGTTGGGAACATTGGTCCGGATGACATTTTTCGTCGGGTGATGACCGGCCATCAAGCCTGCTGTATTGATTGTCATCTCGACATCGGCATTTTCTCCGGCTTTCAGGCTGGAGGTGCGTACCGGATAAAATTCGACGGCACTGTTCATGTCCAGATAACGTTCGGCTAGGGTCATACGTTCTTTATCGTCGTAGGAAGCTCCTTCGTAAGCCAGGCCGGATATGCCGAATGCACCAATCTGTATACCTCCTTCGGATAATTTGTATTGGAATTTGATGTTTCCGTTTTTATACAGTATGGCTTGGTAACACAGACCGAGGCTCACTACGTTGCCGTAATTCAGGAAGGAAATGATAACCCTGTCGGTCTCTTCCTTATAGTAGATACCACCCGGAATGCCTGTCGGAGAATACTCGGCAGGGACCGGAGAATGGTGTCCCCAGTAAGGGGCTATATAAGGCGTAAAGTCTGCTCTGAAATCTTCCGGCCACATGTCTAAAGGCGGGAAGTCTTTGAACGTAATGAAACCGGGACCGTATACATATATCTTGTTGTACTTTTTACCGTAAAATGTAAAAGAAAACGGTAATTCCTGTGCAAAACTTACGTTGGTCCGGAAGTATTTCTCTCCGTAGTAAATTTCAGAGTCGGTAATGTCTTCCCATTGGTTCGTCACATCGTTGAAGTCCAAAGAAGACTTGTACAGGTATTCTGCTTTTTCACCTTCTTTCAGGGTATCGTTTGCCGGAAAAAACAAGGTGTTGGGAACAATCATGTAATTCAGGTCGGCTTCTCCTGTATTTTTGATGTCCAGATGAACGGTTTTGCTGTCACCGCTCTTCATAGTTTCGGCAAATATGGTCGGTGTTACGGTAATGTCCGGAGCTGCGACGACGCTAGACAGGATATGGGCTGTCAATTCCTGGTTCTTTTCTGTTTTTATCGTCAAAAGCGTTTCGAAATTACCTTTCGACGTCGTGTTTGCCTTAATGTAAAGGTCTTCGGACGTACCCGGTTTTAGGATAAACGGAACGGTTTTGTTTATTGTGAAATCGGTATTCGACAGCGTGATATCGGTGATCGCGATCTGATCTTTTCCGTTGTTGATCAAACTGACCGCACCGGTTGAAGTCGAGTGTTGCATGATGTTTCCGAATAGCAGACTGTCGTTGCCCAATATGACATGGGGTTGGTAGTAATCTCCGGTGATATTGGCATCGAAGCGGATGATTGAAGTCGATTTATTCGGGTCGTTACACAGCAGGGCCAGCAGGTTGGTCAACTCTCCTTTATACATCGTGGTGTCTGCAGAGAAGGTGACTTCGATCGTTTGGGTTTCGTTCATTCCGATTACTCCCGATAACGGGGAAATTGAACGGATCATGTTTTTACCCGGCGCGGTTATCTTTATTGCTGTTTCGTCTCCGATGTATTGCCATAAGTCGATTCCCTGGCGGGATAAGTCCGCACTCGCCACGACAAAGGCGTCGTTTACATCATAATCGATGCAGGCAATGAAGATACCGTCGGACAAATGCACTTCATACGGGTCGTATTTTTTGTAGGCGATATCGATGTCTCCGTTCGGAGAAAGAGCGATGCGGAAGCTGACCGTAACATTGCTGTACCGCGGTATGACATTTTCATAGCTGACTACAAATTTCCCGTTCTGTTTGGCATACATTATCTTACTTTCCGGAGAGAATGTCAGGGGTTTTCCCAGGGCGGAAATCAGATCCAGGCCTCCTGTACAGGTGGGCGAGGCATCCGGTATCATACAGGAGTGTAATGTCCCTTCCTCTCCGCTGAACGAGAGGGCTCCGTATTGGCCGATGTATACGGTTTCGAATTCTTTGTCGTAGAATGGAAATTTGAAACCGATATTGACTCCTTCCGTCCAGAAATCCCTGTTGCCGACCAATTGGTTTTGTACTTCATTGGCATTGAGAAGCTCCTCCCATTGAAATATGCAGGCTGCATTTTCATTGTAGCCCGGAATATTGCTGATGTATTCGAAACCGTGTTTGTGGGATGTTTTACCCAATCCTTCGATGGTTTCGTCGGTGAATTTCGGGAAAATGTATTCCAGCGGATACGATCCGGTATTACTGATCGTGAACGATTTGGTTACAGGAGCTGCATTTATTTCCAGATCACCGACAGCGATTTGTGTCGGATCAACGGTGATTTTAGCAGGGTCGATTGCCGTTCCCGTCAGGGTGATCGAATGAGTCAGTCCTTCTTTGCTGGTCAGTTTGAAAACGGATTTAAAGACATCTTCGTGGTCCGGTTTGAAGTCTATTTTGACTTTCTGTGTTGTCCGGGCTGCAAAGGATTGTATATACCCGTCCGTAAGTTTGAAATTATTTGCGGGGCTGAATTGGATACTGCCGTCGTATTCATAGAGGGAACTGCCTGATTTACCGTTGAATTTACCGTATCCGGCGTTGTATATTTCGATCTCCAGCGTTTTTTTCTCGCCGACGAAAATTTTGCCGAAATCTACGATTTTGGCACTTTGCAAATTCGGTTTATGACCGGATACCGTCAGTGTACCTGGAACTTTCTTCTGGGGCTCCTGGTTGTAATTGCTGTTTACGGATAAATTGAAATTATATACGCCGTTGATAAGTTTTACCTTTTCGGGAGCGACATACACCTTTTGTGCTTCGCTGGGTTTTACCGTGCCGGAAGCCGGGGTCAGGGTGATATAGTTCGTCCAGTCGGGATAATGACTGACCGCACTGACAATCCAGGTTTGCGTGTTGGCGTATTGACTCAGATTACCTTCGCTCAATACCGATTTTAACGTAGACCATGTTTTTCCCCGGTCGGAACTGTAGTAACTGTATTGGGCTGCATTTGAGTTTTCGATTTCATGTCCGCATGCCAATGGATTTTTATGTCCTCTCGGCATATGAAAAACCACCCAGAAACCGCTTCCGGGCTTGAAATACAGGTTTTCACTGAGTACCAGGTCGCCTATAAACGGATTACGGGCAGGCAGTGTATCGCTGAGCAAACAGTCTTCTGCCGTAAAATTGCTGACACCCTGATAGATTTCCAGGATAGGCTGTCCTTTGCTGTAGACACCGTTTAATTGTATCCCCGTTAAATTAAATCCATTCGGGAAAAAATCCGGACTGATATAGAAGAACTGAGCCAAAGAGTTCCACTGTGCTGTGTCGGATTCTCCGATGCGGTATAGATATTCCCGGTAATATTTAATATTGCGGGGGAATTCGTCCATGTTCACTCCGGATTCGATGATTTTCACCGGAGCTTCTTCCACGCCGGTAACCGATCCGTGATAAACGGAGCTGTTTGATATGGCTTGTTCCTGTGAGGCCATTGTCAGGAGGGCGGAATTACTGCGGGGGGTGAAACTTTGTTTGCTGCCTCTGATATCGAGTTCCCATTTCAGCATACCTTCTCCAGTATTTTTGATTTCCATAGAGTCGATGGCATCATAGGATTGGGTAACGTCCATTTTGAGTGTGAACTTGTCTTTGGCAATTTCCATTACGGGGCCGGCGTTGGTTGCTATCTGCTTAACTTCGGATAGCGGGGACGCATTGTTCCAGCGGTCGAATGCCCGGATGGCAATCCAGTAATTGGTTTCAGCTTTCAGATTCGGGATCATGACATGTACAACATCCCCGGCTTTGTTGAAACGGGTAGCAAGAGTCATCGACTTGAGCGCCGATAAATCGCTGGATGCCGTAAATGCTTGCTCACTGTAATATACGATACAGCGTGAAACGGGATCTCCGTCCGGATCGGCCGGCACTTTCCATTCGGTGTGAATATCTTCCTGAGATGCAATCAGCTTGATGTCGTTTATCACTGCCGGCGGATTTGTATTTTTTTGTCCCAATGCCATATAAGCATCGATATATCCGTTCCCTAATTTACCCAGGTATTCTGGATTATAGGGATATATATCGTGTACCGATTCCGTCAGGCGGGTTCTCAGTTCGGCATTTGTAAAATCACTGCCGCCGTATTTTGCTAAGACGAGGGCTGCTATACCGGAAACGTGCGGACAGGCCATAGATGTACCTTGCATATAACGGTAGCCGTTGTTCGGATAGGTACTCAATACTCCCCATGCTTCGCCGCCCAGGTCCATGTCTCCTCCGGGGGCGCAGACATCAGTCCAGACTCCGCGGGTGGAAAAGTTGGACATTTTGAAGTCTACACTCATGGCTGTTACGGCAACGGCTGTCGGGTAGGCTCCCGGATAGAATTCTCCTTCCGATTGGGTATTGCCGGCAGAAAAGATACAAAGACCGCCTTTCATCGGGCTGCCTTCATACTGACCTGCTTCTTCGGTGAAATAATCCATAGCATCCAAAACGGCTTGCTCGAAAAAACCGGGTGCCGTCCATCCCCAGGAACATTGAGCGATAACAGCTCCGGCATTGGCTGCATATACAAACGGTTTGGCGAAATCGCCCTGTCCTTTGTCGTCAAATACCTGACAAGACATTAGGCGTACGCCGTCGTTATTGCCGCTTCCTCCGGCAACTCCGCTGACACCTTTGCCGTTGTTGTTGACAGCGCCGACTGTTCCGGCCACATGTGTACCGTGCGGGTGAGCGCTGATTGTTCCGCTATTTGTACAGAAATTATAGCCGTAGATATCATCTACATATCCGTTACCATCATCGTCAACTCCTTCTTCTCCGTTTAATTCGGCTTCGTTTATCCACAAATTGTCGATCAGGTCTTCGTGTTGGATGTCGATACCTCCGTCAATAATGGCAACAACCACATTGCGGGCTCCCGTCGTGATCTTCCAGGCTTCGAAAGCATTGATATCACTGCCCGCAATACTTCCCTGTACTCGTCCGTCATTGCGATAATGCCATTGATTTACCAGTCCCGGATCATTGAACGGTTCTCCGGCCCGTGTCCGGGGACCGGAAGGGAGATTGGCCGGAACGGATTTGTATTTCGGCAAATCCTGGACTCTTACGATTTCTGCGATTTTGATTCCGGATATGCCTTTGTATTTATCTGCGGCTTGTTCCGGAGTCAATTTTGCATCATAACTGATTTCATACCATAAATGAAGTCCGTGTTTTCTCATACGTTCTTCAAATTTCGGCGCATAAGGGAAAACCCGTTTCATTTCTACGGCTTTGATATCCTTATTGATTTTATCAAGCGGCTGGATGCCGGTCGATACGATCCCCCCTCTGGTTTTAGGGGTGTTTCCCAGTTGTTGTGCTACGGCAGGCTCAAGTTTGACCCTGATTACACCGTCTTTGACATAACTCGATAATTGTTGTCCATATATCGGTAGGCACCAGAATACCGATAATAGAATGAGACAACTTAAAAACCACGTTTTTCGCATACTTTAAAATGTTTAGGTTGATTCTCTATTTTAATTTGTGAGCATTAATTCGGTTGTGAACTGTATATATTTTTAATGTAAAAAATTTTAATTACAGAGAAACAAATGTTCAGATTCAACTCCATCTGTTTTCAGAAATTTTTTAGAAAAAATTAATGTTTATTAGAATTTGTCGCAAGAAAAGAAATTTGACTTAAAATTTACTTTTAAAGTACCATAACAAATCCACTCGAATTGTTGCTAAAACGGTTGTTTTGGGAAAAACATACCTTAATAAAACCATAACAAATTGAGTTAAAATATTTGAAATGAGTTAAAAATGTGCAATGTCTTGGGGGGATAGAGAAAAGAAAAAAAGGTGAGGTAAAGGCGAATGATAAGGTGCCGCAAAAGGTGGTAAATAAAAAAAAGACCCGGTAACGGGTCTTTGAAAACAAATCGAGGAATGACTTATCAATAGCTGATAAAGCCGCTTCTGAAAATACTGGACTGTGATGTCGGAACCAATATACCGGAGAATGTCAGGTTATTGTTGTTCATCATCGGATAGACAGTAGCCTGTGCATAATTATCACCATAACTTAAGTTGATAACGATCTGTGCAGTCAAAGCCGTTCCGTTGACATAGAAAGAATAGGTGATGTTACCGTACTTGTCCGTTGAGCTTTTGATTTGTGACGGACTGCCTTGTACGGTGATACCTCCCAAACCATTCGGTCCGGCGATTCCGTTGAAAGCCAACTGTACGTATACCGTATTGTCCTTGAATTGGATAAAATTGGTATTGTCGGATACCGGAATTGCATTTCCGCGTCTGCCGTACAAAGTATTGGCCATCAATACCCAGTTGTTGTCTTTTATTGCGCCTACAGCAGCATTGAAAGCATCCATGTTGGCAACCTGGCGG
It includes:
- the porV gene encoding type IX secretion system outer membrane channel protein PorV gives rise to the protein MIRKISIIALTAFASLGVRAQENQTASLYSGAYFLSIAPDARSGAMGSIGASTSADPYSIFWNAAKSAFSENNAELSYTYSPWMRELIKDINLSSIGFSYRIDDVQTINAGFRYFSFGDVMFIGEDGMNMGEQNPYEMSIDIAYARKLGRYLSAGATLKYIRSELGMGQMVGGVKADPANAFAADISLFFNKEVHFLQENSVWRAGLTLANIGSKLKYGNDNEAYLPGGLRLGTSYEMNFNQQHSLLIALEGNAIITPQYKDGEKPDKSGVGGYFSSFGDIESDNITWALAAEYWFAKTVALRTGYHHGNKDKGHPTWFSTGVGLRYYNLLADFSYVAAVSDNNPMKNSLQFSVGLNFDIFKKKAQ
- a CDS encoding subtilase family N-terminal domain-containing protein, which encodes MRKTWFLSCLILLSVFWCLPIYGQQLSSYVKDGVIRVKLEPAVAQQLGNTPKTRGGIVSTGIQPLDKINKDIKAVEMKRVFPYAPKFEERMRKHGLHLWYEISYDAKLTPEQAADKYKGISGIKIAEIVRVQDLPKYKSVPANLPSGPRTRAGEPFNDPGLVNQWHYRNDGRVQGSIAGSDINAFEAWKITTGARNVVVAIIDGGIDIQHEDLIDNLWINEAELNGEEGVDDDGNGYVDDIYGYNFCTNSGTISAHPHGTHVAGTVGAVNNNGKGVSGVAGGSGNNDGVRLMSCQVFDDKGQGDFAKPFVYAANAGAVIAQCSWGWTAPGFFEQAVLDAMDYFTEEAGQYEGSPMKGGLCIFSAGNTQSEGEFYPGAYPTAVAVTAMSVDFKMSNFSTRGVWTDVCAPGGDMDLGGEAWGVLSTYPNNGYRYMQGTSMACPHVSGIAALVLAKYGGSDFTNAELRTRLTESVHDIYPYNPEYLGKLGNGYIDAYMALGQKNTNPPAVINDIKLIASQEDIHTEWKVPADPDGDPVSRCIVYYSEQAFTASSDLSALKSMTLATRFNKAGDVVHVMIPNLKAETNYWIAIRAFDRWNNASPLSEVKQIATNAGPVMEIAKDKFTLKMDVTQSYDAIDSMEIKNTGEGMLKWELDIRGSKQSFTPRSNSALLTMASQEQAISNSSVYHGSVTGVEEAPVKIIESGVNMDEFPRNIKYYREYLYRIGESDTAQWNSLAQFFYISPDFFPNGFNLTGIQLNGVYSKGQPILEIYQGVSNFTAEDCLLSDTLPARNPFIGDLVLSENLYFKPGSGFWVVFHMPRGHKNPLACGHEIENSNAAQYSYYSSDRGKTWSTLKSVLSEGNLSQYANTQTWIVSAVSHYPDWTNYITLTPASGTVKPSEAQKVYVAPEKVKLINGVYNFNLSVNSNYNQEPQKKVPGTLTVSGHKPNLQSAKIVDFGKIFVGEKKTLEIEIYNAGYGKFNGKSGSSLYEYDGSIQFSPANNFKLTDGYIQSFAARTTQKVKIDFKPDHEDVFKSVFKLTSKEGLTHSITLTGTAIDPAKITVDPTQIAVGDLEINAAPVTKSFTISNTGSYPLEYIFPKFTDETIEGLGKTSHKHGFEYISNIPGYNENAACIFQWEELLNANEVQNQLVGNRDFWTEGVNIGFKFPFYDKEFETVYIGQYGALSFSGEEGTLHSCMIPDASPTCTGGLDLISALGKPLTFSPESKIMYAKQNGKFVVSYENVIPRYSNVTVSFRIALSPNGDIDIAYKKYDPYEVHLSDGIFIACIDYDVNDAFVVASADLSRQGIDLWQYIGDETAIKITAPGKNMIRSISPLSGVIGMNETQTIEVTFSADTTMYKGELTNLLALLCNDPNKSTSIIRFDANITGDYYQPHVILGNDSLLFGNIMQHSTSTGAVSLINNGKDQIAITDITLSNTDFTINKTVPFILKPGTSEDLYIKANTTSKGNFETLLTIKTEKNQELTAHILSSVVAAPDITVTPTIFAETMKSGDSKTVHLDIKNTGEADLNYMIVPNTLFFPANDTLKEGEKAEYLYKSSLDFNDVTNQWEDITDSEIYYGEKYFRTNVSFAQELPFSFTFYGKKYNKIYVYGPGFITFKDFPPLDMWPEDFRADFTPYIAPYWGHHSPVPAEYSPTGIPGGIYYKEETDRVIISFLNYGNVVSLGLCYQAILYKNGNIKFQYKLSEGGIQIGAFGISGLAYEGASYDDKERMTLAERYLDMNSAVEFYPVRTSSLKAGENADVEMTINTAGLMAGHHPTKNVIRTNVPNKEEIELLLDLTLTGTPQGSWPEKLEYADITVGTFVTTPYDFFFRNTGTDYYHITGLSCKTTDASPDPWDMPDFDILYWSKDAVAWPPTPDGGEGALVSIREMPIDTDSPLEIGKNPQRFVIQIFNTQNVMNMNDTLVFTTDLPGHETIRIPLQYAVVDSAEVTVDPAKIDLYAPNTTFSCDTTVVISNTGKYKLTYTLDLEFKDNTTPAQASQSNNAAPAITKGYILDYPVAQATMGSTQSTRSGEAYNDSLSYNFDFEGKILVLGPQASALSAYIVCTEYTAPEKGFNISTLKFYGSLMSLESEDFVAEVRTGNSFSDNKVLTSGTLRATGGPEIDGGQPIINIKTIEFDHPAYINPGEKFWVYIYIKPNTGIALMSVTDPATEGRFTVHLEGTWDDLLSLQSQYGVLGFLQKIYEKEASSAWLTMEGEEKTLQPEESVKISLHANAALTRGEGNNLANLVIKSNDPGKPTTIVPVTLKKNTAPVITQLDKTIRVKEEEEATVRFTVIDNENDDMEISVIEDEQNIASLTRDQNNITVTLSPKYGQSGDHTFTLKAVDEFTNERQLKVAYYVEKVNRAPIVIQQPGDKTVKIGKLVEGLELGTVFSDPDGDELTYTAISSHPDTVEVFVSATHTLEFVLKAKGEATVTLTAKDPELLQATTTFKVTVEEEETSGSGIFEAQVKTYPNPATNVLNIQCSDDVDGEVIFRLYSMNGSIVYTEKTAVTTGSVKELDITSLPAGMYILEVEHKGDRITSKVVKQ
- a CDS encoding DUF4251 domain-containing protein, whose protein sequence is MKKVIILLLMGLFLFPAMELLAQQQVQSQTQIQELTKKQIRKMKRDQRRHARQVANMDAFNAAVGAIKDNNWVLMANTLYGRRGNAIPVSDNTNFIQFKDNTVYVQLAFNGIAGPNGLGGITVQGSPSQIKSSTDKYGNITYSFYVNGTALTAQIVINLSYGDNYAQATVYPMMNNNNLTFSGILVPTSQSSIFRSGFISY